Proteins from a single region of Acidovorax sp. NCPPB 3576:
- a CDS encoding aldo/keto reductase — MQKIPLGASALQVTPICLGTMTFGEQVDEATAHAILDRSLERGVNFIDTAEMYAVPARAETFGATETIIGRWFASRPGAREKTVLATKVAGPSRGMPWVREGKGMTPADIVASCDASLRRLQTDVIDLYQIHWPERHVPAFGTVYYDPAKETSATPIHDQLQALAGLVQAGKVRAIGLSNETPYGVHEFVRLAEQHGLPRVATVQNPYCLINRTWENGMDESCHRLGVSLLAYSPLGFGLLTGKYDASGTTGDGAPKGARIASYESVRKQRWGRPEALEASRRYNALAREHGLTPTRMALAFCYTKWQVASTIIGVTSLAQLDEDLDAWGTTLSPELLAAIDAVRWELRDPAL, encoded by the coding sequence ATGCAAAAAATCCCATTGGGCGCCAGCGCGCTCCAGGTCACGCCCATCTGCCTGGGCACCATGACGTTCGGCGAACAGGTGGACGAAGCCACGGCCCACGCCATTCTCGACCGCTCGCTGGAGCGGGGCGTGAACTTCATCGACACCGCCGAAATGTATGCCGTGCCGGCGCGCGCAGAGACCTTTGGCGCCACCGAAACCATCATCGGCCGCTGGTTCGCCAGCCGCCCCGGCGCCCGCGAAAAGACGGTGCTGGCCACCAAGGTGGCAGGCCCGTCGCGCGGCATGCCCTGGGTGCGCGAAGGCAAGGGAATGACCCCGGCCGACATCGTGGCCTCGTGCGACGCCAGCCTGCGCCGCCTGCAGACCGACGTGATCGACCTCTACCAGATCCACTGGCCCGAGCGCCACGTGCCGGCGTTCGGCACGGTGTACTACGACCCCGCCAAGGAAACTTCGGCCACGCCCATCCACGACCAGCTGCAGGCGCTGGCCGGGCTGGTGCAGGCCGGCAAGGTGCGTGCCATCGGCCTGTCCAACGAAACGCCGTACGGCGTGCACGAATTCGTGCGGCTGGCCGAGCAGCACGGCCTGCCGCGCGTGGCCACGGTGCAGAACCCGTACTGCCTCATCAACCGCACGTGGGAAAACGGCATGGACGAGTCCTGCCACCGCCTGGGCGTGTCGCTGCTGGCGTATTCGCCGCTCGGTTTCGGGCTGCTCACGGGCAAGTACGACGCCAGCGGCACGACCGGCGACGGTGCGCCGAAGGGCGCGCGCATCGCCAGCTACGAATCGGTGCGCAAGCAGCGTTGGGGCCGGCCCGAGGCGCTGGAGGCCTCGCGCCGCTACAACGCGCTGGCGCGCGAGCACGGCCTCACGCCCACGCGGATGGCGCTGGCGTTCTGCTACACCAAGTGGCAGGTGGCCAGCACCATCATCGGCGTGACCTCGCTGGCCCAGCTGGACGAAGACCTCGATGCCTGGGGCACCACCCTCTCGCCCGAGCTGCTCGCGGCCATCGATGCGGTCCGCTGGGAACTGCGAGACCCGGCCCTGTGA
- a CDS encoding HD-GYP domain-containing protein: MPHSPTSAGEPSDSEYEDLLGLWSDLESALAVLLSRPLQVHDFPAKVRQCDRWLQDLVAHDIDAALYLMFQLASTSTVGYSTSHALVCGTLCHILAHELQLPSLERDSLVRAAITMNIGMTALQDELANQRERPSPAQQEAIEAHPLRSMTLLEQLDVKDPLWLDVVGQHHAPLTETEPLAGMPAEERLNRILGTIDRYAAMISPRKSRAGRSATDSVRAIVGQDVDRRDEVTYALVRAVGLCPPGTFVRLDNGETALVLRRSEKVNSPLVASLLDRDGEHLAQPRLHQTATGRPRIQSALARPAVKVEINHRTLVRLGHYAAQHSSGLMGLVNTPGRP, from the coding sequence ATGCCCCACAGCCCCACCAGCGCCGGCGAGCCGTCCGACAGCGAATACGAAGACCTGCTCGGGCTTTGGTCGGACCTGGAATCCGCACTGGCGGTGCTGCTGTCGCGGCCCCTGCAGGTGCACGATTTTCCTGCCAAGGTGCGCCAGTGCGACCGATGGCTGCAGGACCTGGTGGCGCATGACATCGACGCGGCGCTGTACCTCATGTTCCAGCTAGCCTCCACCTCCACGGTGGGCTACAGCACCTCGCACGCCCTGGTGTGCGGCACGCTGTGCCACATCCTCGCGCACGAGCTGCAGCTGCCCTCCCTGGAGCGCGACAGCCTGGTGCGGGCAGCGATCACCATGAACATCGGCATGACCGCGCTGCAGGACGAACTGGCCAACCAGCGCGAGCGGCCCAGTCCCGCGCAGCAGGAAGCCATCGAGGCGCACCCGCTGCGCAGCATGACCCTGCTGGAGCAACTGGACGTGAAGGACCCGCTCTGGCTGGACGTGGTGGGGCAGCACCATGCGCCCCTGACCGAGACAGAGCCGCTGGCGGGCATGCCCGCGGAAGAGCGGCTCAACCGCATCCTGGGCACCATCGACCGCTACGCCGCCATGATCAGCCCGCGCAAGTCGCGTGCGGGCCGCAGCGCCACGGATTCGGTGCGCGCCATCGTGGGCCAGGACGTGGACCGGCGCGACGAGGTCACCTATGCGCTGGTGCGCGCCGTCGGGCTGTGCCCGCCCGGCACCTTCGTTCGGCTGGACAACGGCGAGACCGCGCTGGTGCTGCGCCGCAGCGAGAAGGTCAACTCTCCCCTGGTCGCCAGCCTGCTCGACCGCGACGGCGAACACCTGGCCCAGCCGCGCCTGCACCAGACGGCCACCGGGCGCCCCCGCATCCAGTCGGCACTGGCAAGGCCGGCGGTGAAGGTGGAGATCAACCACCGCACGCTGGTGCGCCTGGGCCACTATGCGGCCCAGCACAGCAGCGGGCTGATGGGGCTGGTGAACACGCCGGGCCGGCCGTAA
- the sigJ gene encoding RNA polymerase sigma factor SigJ, producing MNADTFPAPDPHTATFQRHRPRLMGVAYRMLGSRADAEDAMQDAWLRWQATDADRVQTAEAWLVATVTRLCVDRLRATRTERQAYSGPWLPEPWVDRDATAPAADARAELASDLSIALLVVLERLSPDERAAFLLHDVFDSDYAEIAAVLDRSEAACRQLVHRARTQVRQDKVRFSATPDAARALLHRFMDAMRTQDHGALLALFAPDATWTPDAGGKVQAATKVVRGPRALARLASGLWRVYLRHLTVQEVQINGTPGLVLREDGTPRVALALQTDGKHIHGIYAVLNPDKLRGL from the coding sequence ATGAACGCCGACACCTTCCCCGCCCCGGACCCGCACACCGCCACCTTCCAGCGGCACCGCCCGCGCCTCATGGGCGTGGCCTACCGCATGCTGGGCAGCCGGGCCGATGCGGAGGATGCGATGCAGGATGCCTGGCTGCGCTGGCAGGCCACCGATGCCGATCGCGTGCAGACGGCCGAGGCCTGGCTGGTGGCCACCGTCACCCGCCTGTGCGTGGACCGGCTGCGCGCCACCCGCACCGAGCGCCAGGCCTACAGCGGCCCGTGGCTGCCCGAGCCCTGGGTGGACCGCGACGCCACCGCGCCGGCGGCCGATGCGCGCGCCGAACTGGCGTCCGATCTGTCCATCGCGCTGCTGGTGGTGCTGGAGCGCCTGTCGCCCGACGAGCGCGCTGCCTTCCTGCTGCACGACGTGTTCGACAGCGACTACGCCGAGATCGCCGCGGTGCTGGACCGCAGCGAGGCGGCCTGCCGGCAACTGGTTCACCGCGCCCGCACCCAGGTGCGGCAGGACAAGGTGCGCTTTTCCGCCACGCCGGACGCCGCACGGGCCCTGCTGCATCGCTTCATGGATGCGATGCGCACGCAGGACCACGGCGCCCTGCTCGCCCTTTTCGCGCCGGACGCCACCTGGACGCCCGATGCGGGCGGCAAGGTCCAGGCCGCCACTAAGGTGGTGCGCGGCCCCCGGGCCCTGGCCCGGCTGGCGTCGGGCCTGTGGCGCGTGTACCTGCGCCACCTCACCGTGCAAGAGGTGCAGATCAACGGCACGCCGGGCCTGGTGCTGCGCGAGGACGGCACGCCGCGCGTGGCGCTGGCGTTGCAGACCGACGGCAAGCACATCCACGGCATCTACGCCGTGCTGAACCCGGACAAGCTGCGCGGGCTGTAG
- a CDS encoding carboxymuconolactone decarboxylase family protein — MSHARIDLMNNHPATAKAMMALENQLRAGALPLSLKELVKMRVSQINGCAFCIDLHVGVARQHGETDRRLHLLAAWREAGLFDARERAALAWAESLTRLDATQDVPDAVYDMVAAQFSEAEIVELSLAVVAINGWNRFQVAFRAPPAGGAGA; from the coding sequence ATGTCACACGCCCGCATCGACCTCATGAACAACCATCCCGCCACCGCGAAAGCCATGATGGCGCTGGAAAACCAGCTGCGCGCCGGCGCGCTGCCCCTTTCCCTCAAGGAACTGGTGAAGATGCGCGTGTCGCAGATCAACGGCTGCGCGTTCTGCATCGACCTGCACGTGGGCGTGGCCCGGCAGCATGGCGAGACCGACCGGCGCCTGCACCTGCTGGCCGCCTGGCGCGAAGCCGGCCTGTTCGATGCCCGCGAACGCGCCGCGCTGGCCTGGGCCGAATCGCTGACCCGCCTGGACGCCACGCAAGACGTGCCGGACGCGGTCTATGACATGGTGGCGGCGCAGTTCTCGGAGGCAGAGATCGTCGAGCTGTCGCTGGCCGTCGTCGCCATCAACGGCTGGAACCGGTTCCAGGTCGCCTTCCGCGCGCCACCGGCGGGCGGCGCCGGCGCCTGA
- the plsY gene encoding glycerol-3-phosphate 1-O-acyltransferase PlsY: MTTVYCLLATVAAYLLGSLSFAVIVSRTMGLNDPRTYGSKNPGATNVLRSGSKAAAVITLLLDAVKGWLPVVLVQAFGKPYGLEDGTVALVGLAAFLGHLWPVFFRFEGGKGVATALGVLVGISPWLGLATLLTWVIIAFFFRYSSLASLAAAVFAPLYYVMFGGVLWYTDATIGVSIAAMSALLVWRHRENIRRLMAGTESRLGKKKP; the protein is encoded by the coding sequence TTGACCACTGTCTATTGCCTCCTGGCCACCGTGGCCGCCTACCTGCTGGGCTCGCTGTCGTTCGCCGTCATCGTGAGCCGCACCATGGGCCTGAACGATCCGCGCACCTACGGCAGCAAGAACCCCGGCGCCACCAACGTGCTGCGCTCCGGCTCCAAGGCCGCGGCCGTGATCACGCTGCTGCTCGATGCGGTCAAGGGCTGGCTGCCCGTGGTGCTGGTGCAGGCCTTCGGCAAGCCCTATGGCCTGGAGGACGGCACCGTGGCGCTGGTGGGCTTGGCGGCGTTCCTGGGGCACCTGTGGCCCGTGTTCTTCCGCTTCGAAGGCGGCAAGGGCGTGGCCACGGCGCTGGGCGTGCTGGTCGGCATCAGCCCCTGGCTGGGGCTGGCCACGCTGCTGACCTGGGTCATCATCGCCTTCTTCTTTCGCTATTCGTCGCTGGCCTCGCTGGCGGCGGCGGTGTTCGCGCCGCTGTACTACGTGATGTTCGGCGGCGTGCTCTGGTACACCGATGCGACCATCGGCGTGTCCATCGCGGCCATGTCGGCGTTGCTGGTGTGGCGGCACCGCGAAAACATCCGCCGCCTCATGGCCGGCACCGAATCGCGGCTGGGCAAGAAAAAGCCCTGA
- a CDS encoding ArsC family reductase, with translation MSTPTRTPAQAAAHPDTTVLYGIPNCDTVKKARAWLAAQGVAHQFHDFKKQGVPADRLPHWADAVGWEKLLNRQGTTWRKLDADTQAAVHDAGSAAEVMKAQPSVIKRPVVEWADGRITVGFNEADWNEAATTSSKP, from the coding sequence ATGAGTACCCCCACCCGTACCCCCGCCCAAGCCGCTGCCCACCCGGACACCACCGTGCTCTACGGCATTCCCAACTGCGACACGGTCAAGAAGGCCCGCGCCTGGCTCGCCGCCCAGGGCGTTGCGCACCAGTTCCACGACTTCAAGAAGCAGGGCGTTCCGGCCGATCGCCTGCCGCATTGGGCCGATGCAGTGGGCTGGGAAAAGCTGCTCAACCGCCAGGGAACGACTTGGCGCAAGCTGGATGCGGACACCCAGGCCGCCGTGCACGACGCGGGCAGCGCCGCCGAGGTGATGAAGGCGCAGCCCAGCGTCATCAAGCGCCCGGTCGTGGAATGGGCGGACGGCCGCATCACCGTGGGTTTCAACGAAGCCGATTGGAACGAAGCCGCCACCACGAGCTCCAAGCCCTGA
- a CDS encoding glycine zipper 2TM domain-containing protein yields the protein MKKIILLTALAAVAAGASAQEQGRVLSATPITEQVAIPQQVCGNETIYGESRPTGAGAVLGAIAGGAAGNAVGKGSGRAAATAIGLIGGAVLGNNIEGTRPEYQNVQRCSTQTYYENRTMGYNVLYEYAGRQYTTRTQHDPGAWIPVSVQPIASAPPAPAYSGGYAQPGVVVSTYPGPPAYVTPPSTTVIEYHDSYGRPYYPPRPRDPYWR from the coding sequence ATGAAGAAAATCATCTTGTTGACCGCGCTGGCTGCCGTTGCAGCCGGTGCCAGCGCCCAGGAACAGGGCCGCGTCCTCTCCGCCACCCCCATCACAGAACAGGTGGCCATTCCCCAGCAGGTGTGCGGTAATGAAACCATCTACGGCGAATCGCGGCCGACCGGCGCCGGAGCCGTTTTGGGCGCCATCGCCGGCGGGGCCGCCGGCAACGCGGTCGGCAAGGGCAGCGGCCGCGCCGCCGCCACCGCCATCGGGCTGATCGGCGGGGCCGTGCTGGGCAACAACATCGAGGGCACCCGCCCCGAGTACCAGAACGTGCAACGCTGCTCCACCCAGACGTACTACGAGAACCGCACCATGGGCTACAACGTGCTCTACGAGTACGCGGGCCGCCAATACACCACCCGCACGCAGCACGATCCGGGCGCCTGGATTCCCGTCAGCGTGCAACCCATCGCCAGCGCGCCGCCGGCCCCCGCCTACTCCGGCGGATACGCCCAGCCGGGCGTGGTGGTATCGACCTACCCTGGCCCGCCCGCCTACGTGACGCCCCCGTCCACCACGGTCATCGAATACCACGACAGCTACGGCCGCCCCTACTACCCACCTCGTCCGCGCGATCCGTACTGGCGCTGA
- the murB gene encoding UDP-N-acetylmuramate dehydrogenase has product MLVEKNAPLQHCNTFGIVARAHTLVRARSVDDVRALVSDPQLAASPVFVLGGGSNIVLTGDVKPVVLKMEIKGLRLVQETPQAFIVEAGAGESWHDAVAWTLAHGFPGLENLALIPGTVGAAPVQNIGAYGVELQDRFESLDAIDLATGQPFTLDAAQCAFGYRDSVFKHQAPTAPGDAAEGSAPRGMGLAGRAAITHVRFRLPKPWKPVLGYLDLERKRAEAGVADPTAQQIFDWVCEVRRAKLPDPAVVGNAGSFFKNPTVTPDQCSDIIAREPRIVHYPMPDGTIKLAAGWLIDACGWKGKSVGKAGVYEKQALVLVNRGRGADSVTGGEVMTLAKAIQTSVYERFGIRLEPEPVVV; this is encoded by the coding sequence ATGTTAGTCGAGAAAAACGCTCCCCTGCAGCACTGCAATACCTTCGGCATCGTGGCCCGCGCGCACACGCTGGTGCGCGCCCGCTCGGTCGATGACGTGCGCGCCCTGGTGTCCGACCCGCAGCTGGCGGCCTCTCCCGTCTTCGTGCTGGGCGGCGGCAGCAACATCGTCCTCACCGGCGACGTCAAGCCCGTGGTCCTCAAGATGGAGATCAAGGGCCTGCGGCTGGTGCAGGAAACCCCCCAGGCCTTCATCGTGGAGGCCGGTGCGGGCGAATCGTGGCACGACGCCGTGGCCTGGACCCTGGCGCACGGGTTCCCCGGCCTGGAAAACCTGGCGCTCATCCCCGGCACCGTGGGCGCGGCGCCCGTGCAGAACATCGGCGCCTACGGCGTCGAGCTGCAGGACCGCTTCGAGTCCCTGGACGCCATCGACCTGGCGACGGGCCAGCCGTTCACGCTCGATGCCGCCCAGTGCGCGTTCGGCTACCGCGATTCCGTCTTCAAGCACCAGGCGCCCACCGCCCCCGGGGACGCCGCCGAGGGCAGCGCGCCGCGCGGCATGGGCCTGGCGGGGCGCGCTGCCATCACGCACGTGCGCTTTCGCCTGCCCAAGCCCTGGAAGCCCGTGCTGGGCTACCTCGACCTGGAGCGCAAGCGTGCAGAGGCCGGCGTGGCCGATCCCACGGCGCAGCAGATCTTCGACTGGGTGTGCGAGGTGCGCCGCGCCAAGCTGCCCGACCCGGCCGTGGTGGGCAATGCCGGCAGCTTCTTCAAGAACCCCACGGTCACGCCCGACCAGTGCTCGGACATCATTGCCCGCGAGCCGCGCATCGTGCACTACCCCATGCCCGACGGCACCATCAAGCTGGCGGCGGGTTGGCTGATCGATGCCTGTGGCTGGAAGGGCAAGAGCGTGGGCAAGGCCGGGGTGTACGAAAAGCAGGCGCTGGTGCTGGTCAACCGCGGCCGCGGCGCCGACAGCGTGACCGGCGGCGAGGTGATGACGCTGGCCAAGGCGATCCAGACCAGCGTGTACGAGCGCTTCGGCATCCGGCTGGAGCCGGAGCCGGTGGTGGTCTAG
- a CDS encoding retropepsin-like aspartic protease family protein has translation MLLRALPLAAALVLAPWQAHAQAVALSGILGTKALLVVNGGAPRGVGPGESHQGVKVVSVGRDEAVVELAGARRTLILGEAPVSVGSRGAGTGKRVVLTSDSRGHFVNSGTINGRPMQYLVDTGASTVAIGQPEADRMGLAYRSGQPVVLGTANGTAQGWRIKLDSVRIGDVEVLGVDAVVTPQAMPFVLLGNSFLNEFQMSRINDQMVLEKRQ, from the coding sequence ATGCTCCTGCGTGCCCTGCCCCTCGCTGCCGCCCTGGTGCTCGCGCCGTGGCAGGCGCACGCCCAGGCGGTGGCACTGTCCGGCATTCTGGGCACCAAGGCGCTGCTCGTGGTCAACGGCGGCGCGCCGCGCGGGGTGGGCCCGGGTGAAAGCCACCAGGGCGTGAAAGTGGTCTCGGTCGGCCGCGACGAGGCGGTGGTCGAACTGGCCGGCGCGCGGCGCACGTTGATCCTGGGCGAGGCCCCGGTCAGCGTGGGCAGCCGCGGGGCAGGCACGGGCAAGCGCGTGGTGCTCACCTCCGACAGCCGCGGGCATTTCGTGAACAGCGGCACCATCAACGGCCGGCCGATGCAGTACCTGGTGGACACCGGCGCCAGCACCGTGGCCATCGGCCAGCCCGAGGCGGACCGCATGGGCCTGGCCTACCGCAGCGGGCAGCCCGTGGTGCTGGGCACGGCCAATGGCACGGCCCAGGGCTGGCGGATCAAGCTCGATTCGGTGCGCATCGGCGACGTCGAGGTGCTCGGCGTGGACGCCGTCGTCACGCCCCAGGCCATGCCCTTCGTGCTGCTGGGCAACAGTTTCCTGAACGAGTTCCAGATGAGCCGCATCAACGACCAGATGGTGCTGGAAAAACGCCAGTAG
- a CDS encoding YajQ family cyclic di-GMP-binding protein, with translation MPSFDTVCEANLVEVKNAVENTAKEIGTRFDFKGTSAAIELKDKEITLFGDADFQLTQVEDILRNKLTKRNVDVRFLDMEKPQKVGGDKVKQVVKVRNGIESELAKKIQKLLKESKLKVQAAIQEEKVRVTGAKRDDLQAAMALLRKEVVDIPLSFDNFRD, from the coding sequence ATGCCTTCTTTTGACACCGTTTGTGAAGCCAACCTCGTAGAAGTGAAGAACGCGGTCGAAAACACCGCCAAGGAAATCGGCACCCGCTTCGACTTCAAGGGCACATCCGCCGCCATCGAACTCAAGGACAAGGAGATCACGCTGTTCGGCGATGCCGACTTCCAGCTCACCCAGGTGGAAGACATCCTGCGCAACAAGCTCACCAAGCGCAACGTGGATGTGCGCTTTCTCGACATGGAAAAGCCGCAGAAGGTCGGCGGCGACAAGGTCAAGCAGGTCGTGAAGGTGCGCAACGGCATCGAGAGCGAGCTGGCCAAGAAGATCCAGAAGCTCCTGAAGGAAAGCAAGCTCAAGGTGCAGGCCGCCATCCAGGAAGAAAAAGTGCGCGTGACCGGCGCCAAGCGCGACGACCTGCAGGCCGCCATGGCCCTGCTGCGCAAGGAAGTGGTGGACATTCCGCTGTCGTTCGACAACTTCCGCGACTGA
- the argG gene encoding argininosuccinate synthase: MATILQNLPLNQKVGIAFSGGLDTSAALRWMKNKGALPYAYTANLGQPDEPDYDAIPAKAMEYGAEKARLVDCRTQLAHEGIAALQAGAFHISTAGITYFNTTPLGRAVTGTMLVAAMKEDDVHIWGDGSTFKGNDIERFYRYGLLTNPSLKIYKPWLDQLFIDELGGRAEMSAFMTKEGFGYKMSAEKAYSTDSNMLGATHEAKDLEFLNSGIRIVNPIMGVAFWKDDVQVKSEEVSVRFEEGQPVALNGVEYNDPVALILEANRIGGRHGLGMSDQIENRIIEAKSRGIYEAPGLALLHIAYERLVTGIHNEDTIEQYRMNGLKLGRLLYQGRWFDPQAIMLRETAQRWVARAVTGTVTLELRRGNDYSLLNTESPNLTYAPERLSMEKVEDAPFSPADRIGQLTMRNLDIIDTRHKLGVYAQAGLLSLGGNAALAQLGDGSEKK; the protein is encoded by the coding sequence ATGGCCACCATCCTCCAGAACCTGCCCCTGAACCAGAAGGTCGGCATCGCCTTCTCCGGCGGTCTCGACACCAGCGCCGCGCTGCGCTGGATGAAGAACAAGGGCGCCCTGCCCTACGCCTACACGGCCAACCTGGGCCAGCCTGACGAACCGGACTACGACGCCATCCCCGCCAAGGCGATGGAATACGGCGCCGAAAAGGCCCGCCTGGTGGACTGCCGCACGCAGCTCGCCCATGAAGGCATCGCCGCGCTGCAGGCCGGCGCCTTCCACATCAGCACGGCCGGCATCACCTACTTCAACACCACGCCACTGGGCCGTGCCGTCACCGGCACCATGCTGGTGGCGGCCATGAAGGAAGACGACGTCCACATCTGGGGCGACGGCTCGACCTTCAAGGGCAACGACATCGAGCGCTTTTACCGCTACGGCCTGCTCACCAACCCCTCGCTCAAGATCTACAAGCCCTGGCTCGACCAGCTGTTCATCGACGAGCTGGGTGGCCGCGCCGAAATGTCGGCCTTCATGACGAAGGAAGGCTTCGGCTACAAGATGAGCGCCGAGAAGGCCTACAGCACCGACAGCAACATGCTGGGCGCGACGCACGAAGCCAAGGACCTGGAGTTCCTGAACAGCGGCATCCGCATCGTGAACCCCATCATGGGGGTGGCGTTCTGGAAGGACGATGTTCAGGTCAAGTCCGAGGAAGTGTCCGTGCGCTTCGAGGAAGGCCAGCCCGTCGCACTGAACGGCGTCGAGTACAACGACCCCGTGGCGCTGATCCTGGAAGCCAACCGCATCGGCGGCCGCCATGGCCTGGGAATGAGCGACCAGATCGAGAACCGCATCATCGAAGCCAAGAGCCGCGGCATCTACGAAGCCCCGGGCCTGGCGCTGCTGCACATCGCCTACGAGCGCCTGGTGACCGGCATCCACAACGAAGACACCATCGAGCAGTACCGCATGAACGGCCTGAAGCTGGGCCGCCTGCTGTACCAAGGCCGCTGGTTCGACCCGCAGGCCATCATGCTGCGCGAGACTGCCCAGCGCTGGGTGGCGCGCGCCGTGACCGGCACGGTGACGCTGGAGCTGCGCCGCGGCAACGACTACTCGCTGCTGAACACCGAATCGCCCAACCTGACCTACGCCCCCGAGCGCCTGTCGATGGAAAAGGTGGAAGACGCGCCGTTCAGCCCCGCCGACCGCATCGGCCAGCTGACCATGCGCAACCTGGACATCATCGATACGCGCCACAAGCTGGGCGTGTACGCCCAGGCCGGCCTGCTGTCCCTGGGCGGCAATGCCGCGCTGGCGCAGCTGGGCGACGGCAGCGAGAAGAAGTAA
- the ppnP gene encoding pyrimidine/purine nucleoside phosphorylase: MTTETIDGVSVTTQANVYFDGKCVSHNITFPDGTKKSVGVILPATLTFNTGAPEIMEGVGGDCEYKLDGTDAWVKSGAGEKFSVPGQSKFEIRVASAYHYICHFG; the protein is encoded by the coding sequence ATGACCACCGAAACCATCGACGGCGTGTCCGTCACCACCCAAGCCAACGTGTATTTCGACGGCAAATGCGTGAGCCACAACATCACGTTTCCGGACGGCACGAAGAAATCGGTGGGCGTGATCCTGCCCGCCACGCTGACCTTCAACACCGGCGCGCCCGAGATCATGGAAGGCGTGGGCGGCGATTGCGAGTACAAGCTCGACGGCACCGACGCGTGGGTGAAGTCCGGCGCGGGCGAGAAATTCAGCGTTCCCGGCCAGTCGAAGTTCGAGATCCGCGTCGCCAGCGCCTACCACTACATCTGCCACTTCGGCTGA
- a CDS encoding aminoacyl-tRNA deacylase: MSKKAAKAAHVSETPATQWLRRQGVAFTEHPYDYVEHGGTAHSAASLGLDEHGVVKTLVMQDQDAKPLIVLMHGDRKVSTKNLARQIGAKSVEPCQPEVANRHSGYLVGGTSPFGTRRDMPVYIEESILALPRIAINGGRRGFLVQIDPQVCVQLLGAKPVQCALAE; the protein is encoded by the coding sequence GTGAGCAAGAAGGCCGCCAAGGCCGCCCATGTGAGCGAAACCCCGGCCACCCAGTGGCTGCGGCGCCAGGGCGTGGCCTTCACCGAGCATCCCTACGACTACGTGGAGCACGGCGGCACCGCGCACAGCGCGGCCAGCCTCGGGCTGGACGAGCATGGGGTCGTCAAGACGCTGGTGATGCAGGACCAGGACGCCAAGCCGCTCATCGTGCTGATGCACGGCGATCGCAAGGTGTCCACCAAGAACCTGGCGCGGCAGATCGGCGCCAAGTCGGTCGAGCCCTGCCAGCCCGAGGTGGCCAACCGCCACAGCGGGTACCTGGTGGGCGGCACCTCGCCGTTCGGCACGCGGCGCGACATGCCGGTGTACATCGAGGAGAGCATCCTCGCGTTGCCGCGCATCGCCATCAACGGCGGCCGCCGGGGCTTTCTCGTGCAGATCGATCCGCAGGTGTGCGTGCAGTTGCTCGGTGCAAAGCCGGTGCAGTGCGCGCTGGCAGAATAG